TACCAAATGATCTGGTAAGTTAAAATGACTTAAATGCGCATTATATAGTTTGATATCACTTCTCAACTTCATAAATTCTGGATCATCCTTGTAAGTTTGGTAGtatttaacaatttttcTGTTCATATCAATAATCATTGGCaaagataattttgttGAAAGCTGAGCTGTGTATAATCTTCTCATTGCTTGGACAACCAttaatgtttcaaaatcagGGCATGTTACTGTGACAGCCTTCAAACCTTCAGTAATAGTGTCTAATAAATCTCTCACAGCTTCTCTGTTTGTTTCTGgattatgatatttttcaacTAAAGACTTTGGGATTTCAATTGGATCACCAAATTCAACCACAGCTCTAGATCTAAATCTATGTGgagaaaaataattcatacCACAAGGAACAATCTTCACATTGCAATCTGGATGTTTTTCAATACATCCTAAAGCCATAAGAGCTACACCAGCTTTTAATGGTAACAAATCAGTTCTGTCATGAGATCCACCTTCAGGAAAAATACCAATACAACCATTACGATACAAATGTTCAAAAACATGTTGATAAATTCTGGATTGATCCACTTTTGCTGCATATTTAAAGGAAGTACCTTTTGTCAATATTTGCTTTATCTCAGgtttattcattttaaattcttttctaACATATAGTACAGTGTCACTCTCGATGGATAGAATGTCAGTGTTACCCAATGATTTTGGTAAACCAATTAGTCCTCTTGCTTTcatatcttttaaaaaagatGTACCATGCCCAATAATCTTCAATGAGTTTTCTGGATCCACTGTAATCTTACCCTTAGccaatttcaaattatctTGAGCTCTTTCAACACCGATGGACATGACACATCTTGCCATGAAGCCGACAATGACTCTCTTCAAAGACTTTGCGGCAATCAAAAAGGAGACTCTTTTATTGACAGCTTTATTCACCTGCCCAGCAAGTATAATTGGGTCCACGAATTGGTTCGCATGAGGGGCTGCAACGAATATCACAGGACCTTTTTTTGGCACTTTATAGGCTCCTCTAGATCTAATTTCTCtaaaaaaacaatcaaAGATTCTACTCAATAACCACAACATGAAATCGTACATCCAAAATCTGTAAATAGGAGGATCTTTGTAAATATCCTGGTCATCTTTTTTACCATCAGCAACATCGGTAGATGCCTTTAGATTGGAATTACCTTCAGTACCCATTGTGTACGCAAACGCTTTCAATAGCTTAATTAAATAGTCTATCaactaaaataaaaacacGTTACTAAAGAGTGTGAACTGATGGTTACTTAAATGGGTATCAGCAACCCTTTGATAACAATTACAGGTTTCGTTCTATAGGGAATGTATTATAGAATAATTTATGATGtttatcaattttgaaatttggTGGAAAGCTTGGCACGTAATAAAACCTTTAGTTCTTGGAAAGTCATCTTAATTAAAGGACCTTGATACAAGGTTATGATGATCAATATGGTTAATCTTGGTAGTTGGCATtgtaattgaataaatGGTTACTCTTTTAGTTTTCAGATAAATGTTGTTTTGTTGATACAGCAGGTAGAAGTTTGCTGCATGGCTAGAAATTGACTGGGGAAGTCATCGGACTTAGGGAAAAGCTTACAAGAAGAGATAAAACGATAGAAACAGCTATGGATTATGTTGCCAATAAGAGTGATTTGTCTGTTATTGTTGCTAGAAGAAGGGAGAAGTTTTCAAAGGGCGCAAGAGATAGAATTTTGAACGATTCTCTCAACGATACGGCCCTGCTCAGTAGGTCATCTCAGAATGGAACAGCTGGTATCACTGCACTGCAAAGGGATCAATCGAAGAGAGTACAGTTTTTTAAATCACTAAAAGATGAATATGATCAAGATGCAATCAATGACCCAAAAGGATTCGAACTGAAACTGCGGAAATTAAGAGAAATTATTGTCAGTGTGTATGATGAAAACCGCAGGGACTCTCAATTCTTACAATTAGCAGAGGATGCATATATCCTTTCTTATAAGTTTATGGTTGAGCATCATAATAATAGTGCAAGTCTTGTAAGTATTTTAGAGTTCATGATTAACAATAATCTGAAGTGCTCTAAAAAGTTTCTCCCGACATATATTATCTACATAACGcattcattgaaaaatctgGAGACTGCATTGcagttaaattataaatattattatgaaACAGATAGCTTACTTTACTATACATTGCTGAGAAGCTCACTGATTTACGTACAGAGCACTGAATCACCAAGTGAATGGTTCAAGATCTTAGCTGACATAAAAATAGCTATAGTTGGTGCGGACGAACTATCACAAGAAAACATCCTGTTCCAATACCTAATTAACTCCGAACACATGGAAGTTATGAAACTGAAGACACTGTCACATTTATCGAAGTGCTTTAACCAATTGCCATTAGCCTATGCCGTTGACCAACTTTTCTGCAATTTTATAGACAAATCTTATCTGATCAGGAAAGGATATAAGGTAGATACCACAAAGTCAGGAACagtaatgataatatttaagGATAGAAGCAACAACAAGCCATCAAGCTAGTGTCCCTCTTCATCGGTAGTTATCATGTAAACCGTCAGAGTGCTTCTTAAACAGGGCCTCCATCTCATGTCATCATCGACGAACACACCAAAACAGTCTGTAAGAACCGTCATATCATTAAATACATCAAATAAGTAACTGTTGTCAATCCTATAAAGTAGATAAAGTgaacatttatatatatatctgttcAAATAGCTTTCAAAAGGGTAAGTACAGTGATTCTCGTTATAGGATTATTGTATGTGTTTAGCAAGTGCTTAGTTTGTGAAGTAATTTGAACTTCTCacaataatttaaaaagctacaaaataatttgaagaCAGTACTTAGTTGGCGATAGTTTCGTGAATACAGAAAATAGATTAGAGAAATTATACGTAGTTTTAGTTGATTACTTTCAATTTAATCTGGGTGTGTgtgttttattaaaaggttgatatatttttggttATCTTAGGGAATATATGCCAATATGAATGTTACGAGGAACAACACCttggaatttttcaataccGTTGAAAGTTTAGAGAATTTGGAGGACAAATTAGTtatgaataattttgagAACAAGGATATTTTGATGGAAAAGATATCTTCTACTCAGAAATCTATTTTACCCATTAGATTActatttaatgaatttatacAAACGATGGCTCTTTTAAACGATGGTAAAGGTCATAAGactgaaaataataacgaAGAGGCTCTAGctaaattttatttggtCAGAGACAAGTTGGTTAGACTAAGTGAATGTCTACAAAATTTATCTTCTGATATGAGCAACTTAAAACCTTTGtttgatttaatttctgAATATTCTCTTAAAAATAACAGTAAGCAATTTGATCCATTAGAGACTCTAAAAcaaattgataatgatgTTTTCAACAGTCAAGCTGCTTTAGCTACAAATGCAGCTGATTCACAAAATAATGGGAAGACTAAAGCTAAAAACTCAACCTCGACAGCTGCCACACCAAACAGTAGCGTTAATACTCCAATTACAAACCTTGGCAGTCAAACCATACTTTCTAATACAAATGCGTCTGTGCCAGCTCTAGCAACAACTCCTACAACAGTTACAAAAGGTGCTTCTGTGGCGAGTGCATCATCAAAATCTGTTACAGCAAATCTAAGCTCAGTTAATGTACCAGCTGCGACAACAAAGAAGCCAAGAAAGCCAAGACAAACAAAGAAGTCGACGGCTACTAGCAAGAAACTACAATCGAACTCAGCAGCTTCTCCAATGAATCCTCCAACGCCATCAAATATAACGGCTAATAAAAGAGCCAATAAAGCAAGTGCGCAAACTGCACAATCTACAGGCAATATGCTGGGCATGAACGGTTCTCAACAAAATGTGGCCGgtaatatgaataataacaacaataataacatgGTACAAAGAAACAATAGCATATCAATGAACTCGCAAGATTTCATGGCAATGCAATATAAGAACGGCAATGGTAATGGCAATGCACCAATGAACAACCAAATGATGAACAACcaaatgataaataatcaaatgataaataatcaaatgCTGAACCAAcaacaaatgaaaatgaataatatgGGAAACATGAATATGGGCAACATGGGAAATATGGGCAATATGAACAACATAAACAACATGAATGGCATGAGCAACATGAACAATATGAATGGCATGAATAATGTGAATAACATGGGAAACATGGCCAATATGAACAATATGAACAACATGGCCAATATGAACAACATGAACAACATGAATAACATGAATCACATGGGAAACATGAACAACATGAAGATGAATATGAACTCTATAACACCAGCCAATATTCTAAGCATGAACGTTCCTCAAGATGTAAATGCcataaatacaaataataaaactacTGCCAACAAGACGAATAAAGCAAGCAAATCTAATAAACCTGCGAAGACTAACCAAACACAAGGCCAATCGCAGAGCAGAAACCAACCACAAGCACAACAGACGGGCTCACAAAGTATAGGAAACTTGGATATGAATGAGTTTGATCTATTAGATTTAAATAACCTCGATTTCGGAGGTAATATAGATTTTGGAAATAGCATGGATTTCGcatgaaatatttagataTGTTAAGTTAAGTAAGTTAATCGactcaaataaattagtGATGTATTATgtaaaaaacaaataaaagtaACATTAAAACATGATTATGATACTAATCTTCTTAAAGTTGATCAATTTAACGTCTCTGTTTGTCCCTGTCTAGGTTTCTGTCTTTGTCTCTTTTGATATCTTTCATTACCCAGTATCAAATTCTGCGATGTTTTCGCCCAACAACTTTTTGATCTTTCAATGAACAATTATTACTCATTTTGATAATGTTTCCAGAATAGAAAATGTATTTATCTTAAACGATTTGGTATACAATGCCAATTACAATAGTTATAAGAATGCTATACTTCAgctatatttataattttgtaCATGTCTTTAGTAGTCTTTGTTTGAGAGTTTTATAGGTCTTGAAAAGGGGAAGCAAAGACAAAACACTTTAACACATTTTAAAATCGTGCGATGTCTGAATTATTAAGACAAACTTTTGCTAATGCAAAGAAGGAAAACCGTAATGCTTTAGTCACTTTTATGACTGCCGGTTATCCTACTATCGAGGACACTGTTCCTATTTTAAAAGGTTTCCAAGACGGTGGTGTAGATGTTATTGAATTGGGTTTACCGTTTTCTGACCCTATTGCTGATGGTCCAACTATTCAAGTTGCAAACACTGTTGCTTTAGAAAATGGTGTAACTATGATAAAAGCTTTGGAATTATTAAGACAAGCTAGAAGTGAAGGTATCACTGTTCCAATTATTTTGATGGGTTACTACAATCCAATCTTGAATTATGGCGAGGAACAATTCATCAAAGATGCTGCTGAAGCTGGTGCCAATGGGTTTATCATTGTTGATTTACCACCTGAAGAAGCTTTAAAAGTTAGAAATTACGTTAGAGAGAATGGTGTCAGTTTAGTGCCTCTAATTGCACCATCTACTACTGATGAAAGATTAGGTTTATTATCCCACATAGCTGATTCTTTTGTTTACGTTGTCTCAAGAATGGGTACTACTGGTGCTCAAACTTCAATTTCAAGTGATCTAGATCAATTGGTCTCTCGTGTTAGAAAATATACCAAAGATATTCCATTAGCTGTCGGTTTTGGTGTTTCGACCAGAGAACATTTCGAAACTGTCGGTGCATCTTCTGACGGTGTTGTTATTGGTTCTAAGATTGTTTCCCTATGTAGTGAAGCTGCTCAAGATAAACGATATGAAACTGCTAAGACTTATGTAGAAGGTATCTTAAATGGTAAAAAACATCATATTCTATCCGTCGAAGAATTCAACGAACAACATAAACAATCGTTAATTGATGCAAAGAATTCTTCGAAAGTTGATAATGAGTTCTCTGAAGAACATAAATTTCCAACTAGATTTGGCGATTTCGGTGGTCAATACGTCCCAGAAGCTTTGCATTCATGTTTAAGAGAGTTAGAAAGAGGCTTTGAAGATGCTGTAGCTGATCCAACTTTCTGGGAAGAATTTAGATCATTATATTCGTACATTGGCCGTCCTTCATCTCTACATAAAGCCGAAAGATTATCCGAACATTGTGGTGGTGCTACCATTTGGTTAAAGAGAGAAGATCTAAACCACACCGGTTCCCATAAGATCAATAATGCTTTAGCTCAAGTTTTGATGGCTAAAAGATTAGGAAAGAGCAATGTTATTGCCGAAACAGGTGCCGGTCAACATGGTGTTGCTACTGCCACTGCTTGCGCTAAGTTTGGTTTGAAATGTACCGTTTTTATGGGTGCTGAGGATTGTCGTCGTCAAGCATTAAACGTCTTTAGAATGAAAATTCTAGGTGCTGACGTTGTCCCAGTCACTAACGGTACTCAAACTTTAAGAGATGCTACATCCGAAGCTTTCCGTACTTGGGTAACCAATTTAAAGTCTACTTATTACGTCGTTGGTTCCGCTATTGGCCCTCATCCATATCCAACCCTTGTACGAACCTTTCAAAGTGTCATTGGTAATGAAACCAAAGAACAATTTGCTAAATTGAACAACGGAAAATTACCAGATGCTATTGTTGCATGTGTCGGTGGTGGTTCTAACTCTACAGGTATGTTCTCTCCATTTGAACATGATATTTCCGTTAGATTAATTGGTGTTGAAGCCGGTGGTGATGGTATCGATTCTGACTATCATTCCGCAACACTAACTGTTGGCAGACCAGGTGTTTTCCATGGTGTCAAAACTTATGTTTTACAAGATAACGATGGCCAAGTCCATGATACACACTCTGTTTCAGCTGGTTTAGATTACCCAGGTGTTGGTCCAGAATTAGCATTCTGGAAGGCTTCTGGTCGTGCCGAATTCATGGCTGCTACTGACGCACAAGCTTTAGAAGGTTTCAAGTTATTATCTCAACTAGAAGGTATCATCCCTGCTTTAGAATCTTCTCATGCCGTTTATGGAGCTATCCAGATTGCCAAGAAAATGACTCCAGAACAACATTTAATTATCAATGTTTCTGGTAGAGGTGACAAAGATGTTCAAAGTGTTGCCGAAGTTTTACCTAAACTAGGTCCACAGATTGGTTGGGATTTAagatttgaagaaaaataaactaccgtaatgaaatattagaGTTGATGAGTTTAAAAAGAGGTACAATTAATCTTCCAATCGAGCATATAGATTTATATTCCCAACTTCTTCTATAATTATGTAATAACTATAaactaaattattaaaaacatGATTAACATTACTATCTTTAATCTAACTTACATCATTTATCGTTAAATTAAGGTGAATGCAACAATGGGGCCGAGATGAACTTTAAAAGGTTAGAAACTGCAATACCAAAAAAACATATATCTGATAAAGTCATTTTAATTCTATAAGTTTGtaataacatatatattatatatttgctATTGAAGTGTATCAAGGATACCAATACAATCCTTTTGTaagatgaaattgatagcaaatataattttccAGGTTCAATTAATCGCAATATTCTTTAGTTCTTTTGTATATgcaaaagaaaacaaagatGAGGAATTATACCAGATTTATACCAATTCGTCATTATTATGGGCTCCTTATAGATCAAATTGTTATTTTGGCTTGAGACCACGTTACATAAATGACTCTCCGTTAATCATGGGTATCATGTGGTTCGATAGCTCAAACCAAAACGGTTTAGCTCAAATGAGACATTTTGTTAACTTGGAAGATAAACTGAAAAGATATTCATGGGAAGTTTATGATCCAAGATATGGTGGAAAAGAGAATATTATAGATGAAGCTAATAACTTGAATATTACATACAGTTTTGTGAAAACCAATGATGGTCAAAATTGGTCAGTTAGAGTAAACGGTCAAGCTTTGAACCctaagaaaaaaacatcCGGGTCTATTGTGGTATATTTAAGTCAAAATGGTGAAGACAAGAcatcaaatatt
The Tetrapisispora phaffii CBS 4417 chromosome 11, complete genome DNA segment above includes these coding regions:
- the SCT1 gene encoding bifunctional glycerol-3-phosphate/glycerone-phosphate O-acyltransferase SCT1 (similar to Saccharomyces cerevisiae SCT1 (YBL011W); ancestral locus Anc_4.96), whose translation is MGTEGNSNLKASTDVADGKKDDQDIYKDPPIYRFWMYDFMLWLLSRIFDCFFREIRSRGAYKVPKKGPVIFVAAPHANQFVDPIILAGQVNKAVNKRVSFLIAAKSLKRVIVGFMARCVMSIGVERAQDNLKLAKGKITVDPENSLKIIGHGTSFLKDMKARGLIGLPKSLGNTDILSIESDTVLYVRKEFKMNKPEIKQILTKGTSFKYAAKVDQSRIYQHVFEHLYRNGCIGIFPEGGSHDRTDLLPLKAGVALMALGCIEKHPDCNVKIVPCGMNYFSPHRFRSRAVVEFGDPIEIPKSLVEKYHNPETNREAVRDLLDTITEGLKAVTVTCPDFETLMVVQAMRRLYTAQLSTKLSLPMIIDMNRKIVKYYQTYKDDPEFMKLRSDIKLYNAHLSHFNLPDHLVEDAKFDLMRNIFLFITKLSSVVVTFLLALPGIIMFSPVFYLAKRISEKKAKEALANSTVKVQAKDVVATWKILIGMGITPLLYIFWSFLMTYYLKGKLFDRFITFGISYIICATITYSALIVGDYGMDTFKSLMPLYYSVITPTSFRLLQNERLKLSERITEIMNTLGAELFMKLDDEENGKAHKSDVDEEVEDMKTSELKRRRLLRKKKSKQNKSQEVESTSVGSTDIEFQHESDAISLINSDNSLSNIPLFSTDHRQRSSSTISSFPSPLYSSSVPSEVEMEELDLKDGGISSKIAKAVWDKRHDKDE
- the TPHA0K01690 gene encoding uncharacterized protein (ancestral locus Anc_4.94); this translates as MDYVANKSDLSVIVARRREKFSKGARDRILNDSLNDTALLSRSSQNGTAGITALQRDQSKRVQFFKSLKDEYDQDAINDPKGFELKLRKLREIIVSVYDENRRDSQFLQLAEDAYILSYKFMVEHHNNSASLVSILEFMINNNLKCSKKFLPTYIIYITHSLKNLETALQLNYKYYYETDSLLYYTLLRSSLIYVQSTESPSEWFKILADIKIAIVGADELSQENILFQYLINSEHMEVMKLKTLSHLSKCFNQLPLAYAVDQLFCNFIDKSYLIRKGYKVDTTKSGTVMIIFKDRSNNKPSS
- the PGD1 gene encoding Pgd1p (similar to Saccharomyces cerevisiae PGD1 (YGL025C); ancestral locus Anc_4.93); this encodes MNVTRNNTLEFFNTVESLENLEDKLVMNNFENKDILMEKISSTQKSILPIRLLFNEFIQTMALLNDGKGHKTENNNEEALAKFYLVRDKLVRLSECLQNLSSDMSNLKPLFDLISEYSLKNNSKQFDPLETLKQIDNDVFNSQAALATNAADSQNNGKTKAKNSTSTAATPNSSVNTPITNLGSQTILSNTNASVPALATTPTTVTKGASVASASSKSVTANLSSVNVPAATTKKPRKPRQTKKSTATSKKLQSNSAASPMNPPTPSNITANKRANKASAQTAQSTGNMLGMNGSQQNVAGNMNNNNNNNMVQRNNSISMNSQDFMAMQYKNGNGNGNAPMNNQMMNNQMINNQMINNQMLNQQQMKMNNMGNMNMGNMGNMGNMNNINNMNGMSNMNNMNGMNNVNNMGNMANMNNMNNMANMNNMNNMNNMNHMGNMNNMKMNMNSITPANILSMNVPQDVNAINTNNKTTANKTNKASKSNKPAKTNQTQGQSQSRNQPQAQQTGSQSIGNLDMNEFDLLDLNNLDFGGNIDFGNSMDFA
- the TRP5 gene encoding tryptophan synthase TRP5 (similar to Saccharomyces cerevisiae TRP5 (YGL026C); ancestral locus Anc_4.92) gives rise to the protein MSELLRQTFANAKKENRNALVTFMTAGYPTIEDTVPILKGFQDGGVDVIELGLPFSDPIADGPTIQVANTVALENGVTMIKALELLRQARSEGITVPIILMGYYNPILNYGEEQFIKDAAEAGANGFIIVDLPPEEALKVRNYVRENGVSLVPLIAPSTTDERLGLLSHIADSFVYVVSRMGTTGAQTSISSDLDQLVSRVRKYTKDIPLAVGFGVSTREHFETVGASSDGVVIGSKIVSLCSEAAQDKRYETAKTYVEGILNGKKHHILSVEEFNEQHKQSLIDAKNSSKVDNEFSEEHKFPTRFGDFGGQYVPEALHSCLRELERGFEDAVADPTFWEEFRSLYSYIGRPSSLHKAERLSEHCGGATIWLKREDLNHTGSHKINNALAQVLMAKRLGKSNVIAETGAGQHGVATATACAKFGLKCTVFMGAEDCRRQALNVFRMKILGADVVPVTNGTQTLRDATSEAFRTWVTNLKSTYYVVGSAIGPHPYPTLVRTFQSVIGNETKEQFAKLNNGKLPDAIVACVGGGSNSTGMFSPFEHDISVRLIGVEAGGDGIDSDYHSATLTVGRPGVFHGVKTYVLQDNDGQVHDTHSVSAGLDYPGVGPELAFWKASGRAEFMAATDAQALEGFKLLSQLEGIIPALESSHAVYGAIQIAKKMTPEQHLIINVSGRGDKDVQSVAEVLPKLGPQIGWDLRFEEK